The DNA sequence TGTGGAGTTGTAATTTATGATAATTCTGGTAAAATTGGTTTTAGCCTACACGCAAATGTCTGTAACGCGATGGTACCTCACATTGGTTTGAGTTCTAGTCATTAACCTCACATTGGTTAGTCTCAAACCTGAACTGCTTCATAGAGCTTCGTTCTTTGTTGTTGTCTTCCACAGTTTTTGAACTGTTGTACCGATTTGGAGCGATCCGTTGGAGATCATTTGAGAGGGAGATGACGAACGATGCTATactttgttttgtgtgcgctTTCAATTAGCGAGTGTAGACGTGCCGTTGAACTGAAATCACTGACCGGCCTCCAGTTCCAGTTGTTCAGTGTGTAGCGCGATTTCTCAGCAGTGCTGCACTGTGACACAGTACCCAAGTGTCTGACAAAACAGGCAAGCCAAGACTAGTGTGCAAAGCAGTAGTGCCGTATGTGATAGTGTAGTAGCCGTAGTCTGGACTGTTGCCAACATTGCAGCATGCATGTTTCTTAGTGTTACTGGGTTTGCTTCTGATTCGTTCGTACCTTATACCAGTAGGCGTCGAGATTCTTAGTATCTGTGTGAGGAGCCTCATGCTACAGTAGCGGCAGACGTGATCGTTGCTAGTAATTTTGAGCTCTAAGGATATCTTTGCTGgttaaatttgtttattttactaAAACCCTGTTCGCCATTGCACGGTTATAACTGCTGTTTTAACTCTCTttattctgttttattttactattAGAATAAATACAGCAAAATGTAGAAGTAAAAAAGGCAAAGAAGAACTACACAGTATGCAACACTTCCGACTACACATTGCACATAGCAAAACAAATCTAAACTATCTGACAGTGCGCATTGCATGCATCTCCAGTACTAGTAGAGCAAACACATGTTTGTCCCGTATACTAGTGCCCTTGGCTTGCCCGTTTGGAGCCCCACATTTGGTCTCAATGTTTCACGGCTCGCGTCCTTGCTGAGTTGGTGTTCTCGAAAAAACATGTGTCTCTGTTGACACAACTAGGGCTCGAAATAGCCATCTCCAGCTGATACAGGTCAATGTCAAGTGCTGGCGACAGACAACTCTGTTGATTGTTTCGGAAATGTTGAAACCACCTCGAACACGACCCTTCATAGCGTGCCCGACCGATGTAGCAAAAAACCGCGTCCGTTCGATTCTGGAAAGGGATGCCTGGGGGGCGCAAGCTAACCTTTCCGACCAAGTATCTGACTGTACCTACCAACAGCAAAACTATGCCTGTGCATGAATGCCTGTTATTTTACCTCTATTAGTAAGTTTCGTAATACGTATTATTAACCAAAACATAACCGccggaagaggaaaaaaacgaactcattcgaaagcaacaaaaattacGACAACTAGAAACGACATTTTGTACGAAATTCTTAGCAAAGACACTCTTTCCTATTTTACACTATCCGATATTTCGAAGGAATGGCAACATGCTCGTTCGATGAAACATTCTAAAATGTGGCAATGCGGTCGGTACACAAGCGAAAGCACACGGGCTGCTGTAGTTTAGAATGGCAAACCGTAAACCATGCTACCCATTTTGCAATGTCGATCGCGAATGAGCATTCAAAATTTCGAtcttttatattgtttttagCACCTGGTTCTAGGATTCCACGAAATAGCTACGTTGTGCCCATGTGTACTAGCTCTCTttcattttacatttatttcatatacTGTCGTGTGCGCGTATTATTCTGTGGTTGTTGTTCTTGCATTACCAGTTTTGCGATTCTACTCGTCTTGATGTTGCGTTCGTTGGAAACGTTCTCctagcaagcaagcaagctaAAACtactaataacaataataatcgtATCTAAAATAAGCTTGTATTGTTCCTTAAAAGTGAAACTATCTAAAAGCAACGCTTCATGCATCTCACAAtgatgtgaaataaataacaaagaaaacccaaaagtaaaacaaaaaagatgaGTACAGAATGATGGTTAAAATAAACTgctaataaactaaataataaatacactaacattctttaaaaaaaaaaacaaaatcatttgtTTGCGTAGTTTGCATGACATAACTAAAACGATATGGAgagattaaaaacaaaacactaaacTACAAACCTTAAAAACCCATCAAAACTGTGCCTGTTGGAATTTACCATCCTTCCCTGTCCCAGATATCCAGCAATTACGATCCCGTATTCCTCTCGCTCATACAcccttaaaaaaaagaacacataaACTCCTGATGTCTAAACCTAGCATATACTAAACAATAAATACATCCATTTTGCTCGATGTCTGCTTGGTAGCGGTAGCCGTACATTGCAACACCGATCAAATCATAGCAAGCGTTAGCGCTCATTTCGCATTATCATTTTAAGATTTTACACTCAGTAGAGCGTTACCGTGTCTTGCAGCTGCCTCTTTCTCAATGTGTTGCTCTCATCGTTCTTTTGTTTTCACGTTCGATGTGGTAGTGGACTTCTTTGGGAATATATGTTCTATTTACGTTTCGTGTGATGTGTTAGGctggttgaaattttcattgtATATTATTTGCGGTGATTATTGACTTTCATCAATTattggttcttttttgttcaccGCATTACTTGGATGTTGCGTTCGTGATGCGTTTTTCGTCActattttcctttctttttcactTTGTGTTCGAATGGGTTGTACTTCGCTGTCGTTTTTTGGTAGTTTGTGTAccttttgtttagtttttttctgtttcttttctttctattttaactttttgGCTTTATCGTTTTGATACGTATGTCTTTGTtactctttttatttttatttacttttcgtcttgttttaaataatgcaCTAAACCAAATCAAACCTAACCAGTAGTGCTTCTTACGGACACACATCACCCATTCGCTGTAGCACAACCCTGTTGCACAACTTCCTCGCCTCCCATTCGCTCACGCTCCAAACGATCAAACACCAAGCACAGGTACACACAGTACACAACAATTCGCTTTTTAGTGTTCTCATTTTCCACCTGTTCATTTACACCTTACCAAAAGCGTACTAGTTTGGAGCGAActacaagacacacacacaagcaataTGCAACACATGCCATCACTACTCTCAGCTCTGCCACCAAACTCACCCTTATTCATTACTTCCACCAACAAACTAATACCCCCAAAATActaccgttttttttatgttcgtttcgtttctgtACCATCGTTTGGTTTTTGATTTGAAACATTTCCTTCCCCCGCTAGCCGCACCAGTCTATAACGCTGTATTTACCTTCTTCGACTTTTCTTTCTCGCCTATCGCGGTTCCCGTGCGTTTGATTCGTTTCACTATTAACGATAatgattaaacaaacaaaaccaaacaaacaaacaaaccccaaTGTAATGCGTATGCGAACCGTATCCCGAACGGGTTCGCTCCGTGTGGCACAGGTTGACCTGCGGCATATGGATGAAAAGTCGGGAAGTAACATCGTAGACGTCGGGGTCGATCTGTCCGAGTTTTACATGTCGGTCGAGTGGGATATCTTGGAAGTGCCCGCTGTCAGGTAGCTACATTGCACGCACATTATCCGCCAAGTAGTGATTGGTGTTGCCTGGCGTGTCCTTTGCTGGATACGTGCGCGCTCGATTCGTCTTCGCTGTTAACCCTGCTATCTTTCGATCTTCCTAACCACAGGAACGAAAAGTTCTACACCTGCTGCGATGAGCCGTACTTGGACATCACGTTCAACATTACCATGCGCCGAAAGACGCTGTTCTACAccgtcaacatcatcatcccgTGCATGGGCATATCGTTTTTAACCGTGCTGACGTTCTACCTACCTTCGGACAGTGGCGAAAAGGTGAGAGCTAACGAACTTCAAGCTAGGTAGTAACACTCCAATGAAGTAACTGTAGCGTACCGCATCGAGTGCGAAGATCTTTAGATTTTAAATAACTCTGATGCTTCACTTCACCTTAAGATCTGCACCATGTCAGGGGTAATCATTATACCATGAGTCTAATTACATCATTGAATCTACCGAGTTGCAACGGTGTGGTGTACCAAGGAGGTTTTGAGCATCGGATGTCATCAGAGTATCATCTGAATGTACTCATTGATGCTTTCGAATCGCACCTAGACCATCAACTACCTAAGCATGATCTATCGATTTTGTCATCCTCCTCAGTCCATCTGATGCCTCCTTACATTTTCTTCTTCGGCAGGTTACGCTTTCGATATCGATTTTGATTAGCCTTCACGTGTTCTTTTTGCTGGTAGTCGAAATCATACCGCCAACGTCGCTAGTTGTGCCTTTGTTAGGGAAGTATCTCATCTTTGCCATGATACTTGTGTCCATTAGGTAAGGCTCATCATCAGCAGCCAACCATTGCTCTCCCACTGCTCAACTTGATAAAACtgtttcgattttgtttttctttcctgccCTTCCCATTCGCATCGaaaacacatcaaaccaaacatCTCCAACTCCAGTATATGCGTCACGGTAGTGGTGTTGAACGTTCATTTCCGGTCACCTCAAACTCATCGAATGGCACCGTGggtgaaaacattttttatcgGCAAGTATTGGGACGATAACGCGAGCGATCCTCATCAAGCAGAATGTTTTGGGTTTGGATagtgaactgattttttttttcattctactTTATCGTCCCACCGTAGACTTTTTACCACGATTCCTGTTTATGAAGCGGCCACCGTACATCGAAAACCACAGGTACGTATCGATGAACGAGCGGTTGCGTATTCCAACTTGTCCCCAGTGCATTCCAACTTGTCCTGTTCGTGCTCCTTCAGTGCAAACTCCCTACTGTATTCTTTGGATGTTTTTTGCTCCTGAatcttttaaatgttttttctctgtgctcttttacttttaatttttacACTTTTCTTTCACTAGTACTATGCTACCTTTCCTTGAAATTTGCTACATTGGTAATGTCTAATCGATAAGTACGCGCAGAAAGACAACAGAAATTTCCTTATAGCCTCAATCAGGTGTACGATAGAACTGTACACCACCCAACACTTACTGCAAACAACCGtgcaaaacaatgttttactGCCGATACTAAATAAGATGTGAAAGTAGCCCACAAACTTGAAGAAAtccttatcttcttttttagCAAATACCATGTACCATGTAAAGCAtgtttaatttagttttaCCTAGTTTTTATTCTAGCCTTACTTTCTGACCTATGCAATGGGCTTATGAACAATCTATCTTTCATGTCTACTTACACAGATCTGTAACAGGAgtggttgcaaaaatccaaaatCCAGTTGTCTTCTGCGATACATTGTAACCTCAAATATTCACATTCTttgcttcttttattttaaacaaaattattacTTCCCAACTCCTTCCCCAGAACTCCACCTGTCCCGTTCCACCCTTCACTCTTTCACACGTGACCGACGTGATGGATGCACGTGTAtggaatgcaaaataaaaataaacaaataaataaaaaccgtACCATCTAGTTATGTAGCGAACTTTTTTCGATGCAGATATCAGCTCATTTCtatactgtttttttattcttctcgtTCTTTCTTTACGTTTACCTCTGTATTTGGGATTTTCTGCTTGTCCGTAGAAAACTGCTATCCAAAGACCTACACGCTTGCTTTTATCCTTATTACTCGACTACTACATTAAATCGTATAGCTCGTTTTACTAATAGGGCTCCATCTAAAGAAGATCTTTCTCCGTCAAGGTATTTATGACATATTCAACTAAATTTAtttctcacacaaacacactctttCGCgcgctctctatctctcttgctctttctcttcctctttatctctctctatctctccgtCTATCcgtctctgttttttttacctaatatctttttcactctctttcgTTCGCTTTCTTTCTCGTTGTGCCGCTCCCAGTGAGCCGTTTCTTTCTTCTCGTGTTCACGCGTAACTACAGAATGTTTGCGTTATTCttgtttggtttcgttttacAACTTTAACTACTACTGCCACTCTGCGACTACTACTGTTAGCATTAAAACGGCATTCAATCTGTCTAGGTGTGCAACTAAATTCGTGCAACCTGTTATGGTTTTTGTCTTGATTTCGAAAGCTTCCATGCTTGTTTGGAGCTTTCCGTAACCTTACTGTAACGATCGGTATGTTCACTTTTATCACTTTCATTTTCTGTTCCTTTTGATTGTGACTGCAGCTCGACTAACTGAAAATAGGtgtctatttttttaattatcttCATCTGTTGAATGATTAGTCTTGTCTAGTCTGAAAACGAGTTTTAAGTTACTGTTGGTTGAGCACTCTGCtgattgcttttgttttgggtttttAAGCATGTCACTTGACCGAAATGCTAGAGTGTTTCATTTCTGAATTGGCTAGCGCCACCTATTGGCATATTGCACGAACTTAGTTGTTGACCTGGATTTTTTCACAGTACTAGAACGGATAAAGGATTACAAAGATACAGATAATGTGTTGCTTTCAAAGAGTTGTTGCAAACTGTAAATCatgttttaaaacataaattcatttttgtgactctttaaaaaatattacgaCTCTTTCATCGGAGAGGTGTGCTTGGAATACTACTTAATATcatttgtaatattttaaatatttgctaCCATTACAACAAATGTATTTCTTTAAACAAGTTTATGACTTTAGAAAACATGAACCGAACACTATTTAGTATGGCttattataaattttacaACTAAGAAATCAATCGAATTAATCGGCTGCGTTTAATTTCCTTGAATTAATTGCTATTAATATAAACACATCACTTCTGCAAAATCCTGCCATACAACTTATAATAAAGGCATACATAAAACTTTCCAAACtgtttgtacaaatttacTCTATACTTTGACATATTGTTTCCGTATATGGTATGTGACTGTCGTGCATTTTGCTATGTTTGAATTTAAATCTTTTGGCTGCAATCAAACActcagaaacagaaacaaaacattaacacACCTATACCGTATCTCCCTGTGCGATGAGTATCACACACCATCGAGCGTCCCGAAACAATGAATGAACCCATTGACGTACCTGTCATTTCCGCCGAATGCCAGCACCGTATGCTGATCGCCTGTTTTCCCCCTTTATCTGCCCAGTTTGTCAGGTACGGGCCCGTTCGGTGGAAGCTGCCAGATACACGGACCGATTCAGCTGCCCCATTCGGAGTCGGAGGAGCTGTCGATGTCGACGGCGGCCGATACGGCCGTCCCGTCCGGCATCAAGAGTCCCGCGTTCAAGCAGCCCGCCTTCTCACACTCCGTCTGCTCGACCGAGGTGCACCGCAGCTGCTTCTGCGTGCGGTTCATCGCCGAGCACACCAAAATGCTGGAAGACTCGACAAAGgtaagccaaaaaaaaagccgcaTTTTGGCAACAGATTGCAGATACATCTTAGATATAACGGTGGAGACTAGGTTTCTTGGATGACTGCAGGGAGTCCTTAGATTTTATGCATTAATGGAATTCATTAATCGCGGATTCCTAATACCAACCGATACAACCAAAGTTATTGATCATGTTCTTCAATTAATGCTACAGAATTTGATTTCTCTTTCGCCAGTCTTCAATCAAGAAATACTTTAATCTTCAAAGaatgtttaaattattatttaaaaatccaTGCATGATTCTATACTACTTGAAGTTGTAGAAATGGCTCCACTTGATAATGGATATGCAATCCCCGTTTGCATCGTCTCTCCGCAGGTAAAGGAAGACTGGAAGTACGTCGCCATGGTGCTCGATCGACTGTTTCTGTGGATCTTCACGCTGGCGGTGCTGGCCGGCACGGCCGGCATCATACTGCAGGCACCGACGCTGTACGACGACCGGATACCGATCGACAAGACGTTCGACGAGCTGGCCACATCGACCGTCGTGCGCTGTCCCCCGCAATAACGCTCGCCGGCACTGTTGCAGCTACCGGTCGGCTTCAGTTTCGGGTGCGGGCTGCTGCTCGTGTGTGCCGCGGCCCTCAGTAGCTGCCTTTTCATGTACGCCCGGCTGCGGGTCGCACGGTGCAGCCTGCCGGCCAAACCGAGCCTGGACCTGGACGTGGCGAAGCAGGTGGGCCGCATGGTAGGAAcggaccaccaccatcaccaccaggaACCAAGCAGTGTGGCGGTAGAGCGGTGAAGAGTGTAGCCTGTCCACCGGAGTGTCTGTCATGCAGTCGTTTACCCTGCCATCCTGGCCTTTCCTCAGCAATCTAGCAAACAACAGAACGCTAGACCGTCAGTCATCTAGAGGGCGCTCCACACAGCTCCCGGCAACAGTTGTAGCACGGGATCAGTTTTACATTTTGCGTTCATCTTTCACTACCGGTACGTACCACTACCGATTGGCACTGAGTGTTTCAGCGAGCAGGGAGGGACACGAACGGTCGATCGCTGTGGTGCTGAACGCCACTGCAGTTTTTAGCTTATTTCGACTGTACATATTTCACACGGTGACATGTGACACGACTCTGCGAGGAGAGGCAGCATGAAAGCATCGAAGCGCGCATTAAAGCAAGCATATAACAGCCGACAAAATTtatcagcaaaacaaaaaaaaggtagatAACTACACTCACATCCGTAAGcataacaaaacacacacgtcAAACAGTATTATATAGATACAGATAATAACTACAAGAGTTAACATTTAAGAGTAAGGTTTAAACGAGTAGAATTTTTATGTCTATAAAGAATaataccaaacaaaaaaaaagagagggaGACAAGAGCAAGAGAAAAACGGGACAAgtgaaatgcaatatttttttatcgaactatgcacaaaaaagcaacaaaaaaaattgcccCTGGCCGGAAACTTTTCCGGGCCAGATTTGACAGCGGACAAGCTTCATTTTACACACGTGACGTAGGAAACatgtaacgaaaaaaaacaagcaaacaaacaaaacaaattattaacgatgaaataataataatgaaaacatacacacaaacactgctgACACAAATTTCGGATATTTCTTGAAAAGAGAAACCGGTTAGAGCGAAATAGAGGTGTTTAACCAATAATCGAAAAACAGAAAGAGAtctacaaaagaaaaaaagagagagaggagcaGAAGATAACATCACAAATGGCTTACATGAGCATgaacacagcaaaaacaaaaacctataTCGGGAAGCATTATTGAAATCAGCAAAAAGCAGAAGGTAACACGCAAAGATAAAAGATATTTaaaacgggaaggaaaagggaaaacaacaaacaggtATCATAGTTTTAAACGGGAGTaaagaaagcaagaaaaacaagGGAAACGTTTAATGGGAAAAACGATTAAAAATcagtataataaaaaaaaaagataggcAAACAAAATAGGAcaactgctgttgctgttatgtggttaacaaaatttaaacgaaaaaaaaacgtggtAGACACAAATGTTTAGATCCACCTTATTCCAAATATGTTACGTCTAGCGTAGTATCTTGTAACCGGCGTAATCATACGTACATCATAGCAAATTGGTGCGAAATGTGTTAAGTTAGAGATGGTTCTTTTATATACTGTACTGTCTAAGTTCTAGTACCCATGTATTGTGTGCCGTTGACTTTTTAAACcccatgtgtgtatgtgagtgtgtgtttgcaagTGTTTTTTAAGTAGAAATGCCACGAACCACGAAAACTCAATAATCAGATGTAATAGGAAATACAAAGTGAAAGGGTAAAATTCCTAGTGAGACTATGTTAAAAGTAAaccaaaaaacgcacacacacaaacgcatacaaaaaacacacacccacacacacaaatacattgCCACACAGAGGAAGGAAGCGAGAAGGGAAAAGGTAGCTTTAAAGCATACAACGCAACACAA is a window from the Anopheles merus strain MAF chromosome X, AmerM5.1, whole genome shotgun sequence genome containing:
- the LOC121601720 gene encoding acetylcholine receptor subunit alpha-like isoform X4 produces the protein MVDLRHMDEKSGSNIVDVGVDLSEFYMSVEWDILEVPAVRNEKFYTCCDEPYLDITFNITMRRKTLFYTVNIIIPCMGISFLTVLTFYLPSDSGEKVTLSISILISLHVFFLLVVEIIPPTSLVVPLLGKYLIFAMILVSISICVTVVVLNVHFRSPQTHRMAPWVKTFFIDFLPRFLFMKRPPYIENHRKLLSKDLHACFYPYYSTTTLNRIARFTNRAPSKEDLSPSSLSGTGPFGGSCQIHGPIQLPHSESEELSMSTAADTAVPSGIKSPAFKQPAFSHSVCSTEVHRSCFCVRFIAEHTKMLEDSTKVKEDWKYVAMVLDRLFLWIFTLAVLAGTAGIILQAPTLYDDRIPIDKTFDELATSTVVRCPPQ
- the LOC121601720 gene encoding acetylcholine receptor subunit alpha-like isoform X2 — translated: MRAIMPTSGETLRAWLLSALVVHGAVAGNPDAKRLYDDLLSNYNKLVRPVVNTSDVLRVCIKLKLSQLIDVNLKNQIMTTNLWVEQSWYDYKLRWEPKEYGGVQMLHVPSDHIWRPDIVLYNNADGHYEVTLMTKATVYNNGMVIWQPPAVYKSSCSIDVEYFPYDVQTCVLKLGSWTYDGFKVDLRHMDEKSGSNIVDVGVDLSEFYMSVEWDILEVPAVRNEKFYTCCDEPYLDITFNITMRRKTLFYTVNIIIPCMGISFLTVLTFYLPSDSGEKVTLSISILISLHVFFLLVVEIIPPTSLVVPLLGKYLIFAMILVSISICVTVVVLNVHFRSPQTHRMAPWVKTFFIDFLPRFLFMKRPPYIENHRKLLSKDLHACFYPYYSTTTLNRIARFTNRAPSKEDLSPSSLSGTGPFGGSCQIHGPIQLPHSESEELSMSTAADTAVPSGIKSPAFKQPAFSHSVCSTEVHRSCFCVRFIAEHTKMLEDSTKVKEDWKYVAMVLDRLFLWIFTLAVLAGTAGIILQAPTLYDDRIPIDKTFDELATSTVVRCPPQ
- the LOC121601720 gene encoding acetylcholine receptor subunit alpha-like isoform X1, encoding MRAIMPTSGETLRAWLLSALVVHGAVAGNPDAKRLYDDLLSNYNKLVRPVVNTSDVLRVCIKLKLSQLIDVNLKNQIMTTNLWVEQSWYDYKLRWEPKEYGGVQMLHVPSDHIWRPDIVLYNNADGNFEVTLATKATIYSEGLVEWKPPAIYKSSCEIDVEYFPFDEQTCVLKFGSWTYDGFKVDLRHMDEKSGSNIVDVGVDLSEFYMSVEWDILEVPAVRNEKFYTCCDEPYLDITFNITMRRKTLFYTVNIIIPCMGISFLTVLTFYLPSDSGEKVTLSISILISLHVFFLLVVEIIPPTSLVVPLLGKYLIFAMILVSISICVTVVVLNVHFRSPQTHRMAPWVKTFFIDFLPRFLFMKRPPYIENHRKLLSKDLHACFYPYYSTTTLNRIARFTNRAPSKEDLSPSSLSGTGPFGGSCQIHGPIQLPHSESEELSMSTAADTAVPSGIKSPAFKQPAFSHSVCSTEVHRSCFCVRFIAEHTKMLEDSTKVKEDWKYVAMVLDRLFLWIFTLAVLAGTAGIILQAPTLYDDRIPIDKTFDELATSTVVRCPPQ
- the LOC121601720 gene encoding acetylcholine receptor subunit alpha-like isoform X3 translates to MRAIMPTSGETLRAWLLSALVVHGAVAGNPDAKRLYDDLLSNYNKLVRPVVNTSDVLRVCIKLKLSQLIDVNLKNQIMTTNLWVEQSWYDYKLRWEPKEYGGVQMLHVPSDHIWRPDIVLYNNADGNFEVTLATKATIYSEGLVEWKPPAIYKSSCEIDVEYFPFDEQTCVLKFGSWTYDGFKVDLRHMDEKSGSNIVDVGVDLSEFYMSVEWDILEVPAVRNEKFYTCCDEPYLDITFNITMRRKTLFYTVNIIIPCMGISFLTVLTFYLPSDSGEKVTLSISILISLHVFFLLVVEIIPPTSLVVPLLGKYLIFAMILVSISICVTVVVLNVHFRSPQTHRMAPWVKTFFIDFLPRFLFMKRPPYIENHSLSGTGPFGGSCQIHGPIQLPHSESEELSMSTAADTAVPSGIKSPAFKQPAFSHSVCSTEVHRSCFCVRFIAEHTKMLEDSTKVKEDWKYVAMVLDRLFLWIFTLAVLAGTAGIILQAPTLYDDRIPIDKTFDELATSTVVRCPPQ
- the LOC121601720 gene encoding acetylcholine receptor subunit alpha-like isoform X5 — translated: MDEKSGSNIVDVGVDLSEFYMSVEWDILEVPAVRNEKFYTCCDEPYLDITFNITMRRKTLFYTVNIIIPCMGISFLTVLTFYLPSDSGEKVTLSISILISLHVFFLLVVEIIPPTSLVVPLLGKYLIFAMILVSISICVTVVVLNVHFRSPQTHRMAPWVKTFFIDFLPRFLFMKRPPYIENHRKLLSKDLHACFYPYYSTTTLNRIARFTNRAPSKEDLSPSSLSGTGPFGGSCQIHGPIQLPHSESEELSMSTAADTAVPSGIKSPAFKQPAFSHSVCSTEVHRSCFCVRFIAEHTKMLEDSTKVKEDWKYVAMVLDRLFLWIFTLAVLAGTAGIILQAPTLYDDRIPIDKTFDELATSTVVRCPPQ